Proteins encoded together in one Camelina sativa cultivar DH55 chromosome 9, Cs, whole genome shotgun sequence window:
- the LOC104781020 gene encoding phosphoinositide phosphatase SAC8 isoform X2 — MEIAPSLTRFKLNDQFKLLEFPDKYVVTPVDSSPHEGGFSVNRRDGNIKRLDEDASSENPTKVSTIYGVGGTIRLLAGTYLLVITSREKAGSFLGFPIFRVTGMKFLPCNEALRFATAQEKKDEAYFRTLLQALEATPGLYFSYETDITLNLQRRCKLAEGWNRKPIWKQADPRFVWNWRLLEELIERKLDGFILPLLQGSYQVAELKLKDSPAVISLISRRCTRRLGTRMWRRGANLEGDTANFVETEQIVEINGFKFSVLQVRGSIPLLWEQIVDLSYKPQLKINKHDDTPKVVQRHFHDLCQRYGEVIAVDLTDQHGAEGELSKAYATEMEKLQTVRYVSFDFHQVCGTTNFDNLGVLYEQIGDAFEKQGYFLVDADENILEEQKGVIRSNCIDCLDRTNVTQSYMAQKILNLQLQRIGVFDSTDCVSLFEDDYTKFRTIWAEQGDEISLQYAGTYALKGDLVRYGKQTMAGAIKDGISAMSRYYLNNFQDGVRQDALDLISGRYTVGTNSPSQLQPIGAQPSFLPVASALLIGGVTVTSFSIHQAGRNTQQYLATALWAGVTAGVVAMIKANGRHLCSRPRLCHLI; from the exons ATGGAGATCGCTCCATCTTTGACTAGATTCAAGCTTAACGATCAATTTAAGCTTCTTGAGTTTCCTGATAAGTACGTCGTCACACCAGTCGATTCTTCGCCTCATGAAGGCGGCTTCTCCGTTAATCGGCGTGATGGCAATATCAAACGTCTTGATG AAGACGCATCTTCTGAGAATCCTACTAAAGTCTCTACTATCTATGGCGTAGGAGGAACCATTAGGCTCTTAGCag GAACATACTTGCTCGTTATAACGTCTCGGGAGAAAGCTGGGAGTTTCCTCGGTTTTCCGATTTTTAGAGTTACCGGTATGAAATTCCTACCTTGCAATGAGGCTTTGAGGTTTGCTACTGCTCAAGAA AAAAAGGATGAAGCATATTTTAGGACTCTGTTACAAGCACTTGAGGCGACCCCTGGATTGTATTTTTCATATGAGACAGATATAACATTGAA CTTGCAAAGAAGGTGCAAGCTAGCTGAAGGTTGGAATCGTAAGCCCATTTGGAAGCAG GCTGACCCTCGATTCGTTTGGAACTGGCGTCTTTTGGAGGAACTGATCGAACGCAAA CTGGATGGTTTTATTCTTCCTCTACTTCAAGGGA GCTACCAAGTTGCTGAGCTAAAGCTCAAGGATTCTCCTGCTGTGATATCGCTAATTTCCAGGCGCTGTACACGGCGTCTAG GTACACGTATGTGGAGAAGAGGAGCCAATCTGGAGGGGGACACGGCTAATTTTGTCGAAACTGAACAAATAGTGGAGATTAATGGTTTCAAGTTCTCAGTATTGCAG GTTCGAGGTTCAATCCCACTTCTTTGGGAGCAGATCGTTGATTTGAGCTATAAGCCACAGCTTAAGATAAATAAGCATGATGATACG CCAAAAGTCGTGCAGCGCCATTTCCATGATCTTTGCCAAAGATATGGAGAAGTTATTGCAGTTGACCTAACAGATCAG CATGGAGCTGAAGGTGAATTAAGCAAGGCATATGCCACCGAAATGGAGAAGCTTCAAACTGTGAG ATATGTCTCCTTTGACTTCCATCAGGTCTGTGGAACTACAAACTTCGACAACTTGGGAGTACTGTATGAACAGATTGGGGATGCATTTGAAAAGCAAGG ATATTTCCTTGTAGACGCAGACGAGAACATCCTAGAAGAGCAGAAAGGAGTGATCAGATCTAATTGCATTGACTGTCTTGACCGCACAAATGTTACCCAG AGTTACATGGCCCAAAAAATTCTGAATCTACAACTTCAAAGGATCGGGGTGTTTGATTCCACAGATTGTGTGTCTTTGTTCGAAGATGATTACACAAAGTTCAGAACAA TTTGGGCTGAGCAAGGGGACGAGATTAGCTTGCAATACGCCGGGACATATGCTCTTAAGGGTGACCTCGTCAG GTACGGGAAACAAACTATGGCTGGAGCAATCAAAGATGGCATCAGTGCGATGTCGAGATATTATCTGAATAACTTCCAGGATGGTGTAAGGCAG GATGCTTTGGATCTCATAAGTGGTCGATACACAGTTGGCACAAACAGCCCTTCACAACTTCAGCCCATTGGAGCACAACCGTCT tTTCTGCCAGTAGCATCAGCATTGTTGATAGGTGGTGTAACAGTGACATCTTTCTCAATTCATCAAG CGGGAAGGAACACGCAGCAGTATCTGGCGACAGCATTGTGGGCTGGAGTGACTGCAGGAGTTGTGGCGATGATCAAGGCCAATGGAAGGCACTTGTGTTCAAGGCCTCGTCTCTGCCACCTAATTTGA
- the LOC104781020 gene encoding phosphoinositide phosphatase SAC8 isoform X1, translated as MEIAPSLTRFKLNDQFKLLEFPDKYVVTPVDSSPHEGGFSVNRRDGNIKRLDEDASSENPTKVSTIYGVGGTIRLLAGTYLLVITSREKAGSFLGFPIFRVTGMKFLPCNEALRFATAQEKKDEAYFRTLLQALEATPGLYFSYETDITLNLQRRCKLAEGWNRKPIWKQADPRFVWNWRLLEELIERKLDGFILPLLQGSYQVAELKLKDSPAVISLISRRCTRRLGTRMWRRGANLEGDTANFVETEQIVEINGFKFSVLQVRGSIPLLWEQIVDLSYKPQLKINKHDDTPKVVQRHFHDLCQRYGEVIAVDLTDQHGAEGELSKAYATEMEKLQTVRYVSFDFHQVCGTTNFDNLGVLYEQIGDAFEKQGYFLVDADENILEEQKGVIRSNCIDCLDRTNVTQSYMAQKILNLQLQRIGVFDSTDCVSLFEDDYTKFRTIWAEQGDEISLQYAGTYALKGDLVRYGKQTMAGAIKDGISAMSRYYLNNFQDGVRQDALDLISGRYTVGTNSPSQLQPIGAQPSKQFLPVASALLIGGVTVTSFSIHQAGRNTQQYLATALWAGVTAGVVAMIKANGRHLCSRPRLCHLI; from the exons ATGGAGATCGCTCCATCTTTGACTAGATTCAAGCTTAACGATCAATTTAAGCTTCTTGAGTTTCCTGATAAGTACGTCGTCACACCAGTCGATTCTTCGCCTCATGAAGGCGGCTTCTCCGTTAATCGGCGTGATGGCAATATCAAACGTCTTGATG AAGACGCATCTTCTGAGAATCCTACTAAAGTCTCTACTATCTATGGCGTAGGAGGAACCATTAGGCTCTTAGCag GAACATACTTGCTCGTTATAACGTCTCGGGAGAAAGCTGGGAGTTTCCTCGGTTTTCCGATTTTTAGAGTTACCGGTATGAAATTCCTACCTTGCAATGAGGCTTTGAGGTTTGCTACTGCTCAAGAA AAAAAGGATGAAGCATATTTTAGGACTCTGTTACAAGCACTTGAGGCGACCCCTGGATTGTATTTTTCATATGAGACAGATATAACATTGAA CTTGCAAAGAAGGTGCAAGCTAGCTGAAGGTTGGAATCGTAAGCCCATTTGGAAGCAG GCTGACCCTCGATTCGTTTGGAACTGGCGTCTTTTGGAGGAACTGATCGAACGCAAA CTGGATGGTTTTATTCTTCCTCTACTTCAAGGGA GCTACCAAGTTGCTGAGCTAAAGCTCAAGGATTCTCCTGCTGTGATATCGCTAATTTCCAGGCGCTGTACACGGCGTCTAG GTACACGTATGTGGAGAAGAGGAGCCAATCTGGAGGGGGACACGGCTAATTTTGTCGAAACTGAACAAATAGTGGAGATTAATGGTTTCAAGTTCTCAGTATTGCAG GTTCGAGGTTCAATCCCACTTCTTTGGGAGCAGATCGTTGATTTGAGCTATAAGCCACAGCTTAAGATAAATAAGCATGATGATACG CCAAAAGTCGTGCAGCGCCATTTCCATGATCTTTGCCAAAGATATGGAGAAGTTATTGCAGTTGACCTAACAGATCAG CATGGAGCTGAAGGTGAATTAAGCAAGGCATATGCCACCGAAATGGAGAAGCTTCAAACTGTGAG ATATGTCTCCTTTGACTTCCATCAGGTCTGTGGAACTACAAACTTCGACAACTTGGGAGTACTGTATGAACAGATTGGGGATGCATTTGAAAAGCAAGG ATATTTCCTTGTAGACGCAGACGAGAACATCCTAGAAGAGCAGAAAGGAGTGATCAGATCTAATTGCATTGACTGTCTTGACCGCACAAATGTTACCCAG AGTTACATGGCCCAAAAAATTCTGAATCTACAACTTCAAAGGATCGGGGTGTTTGATTCCACAGATTGTGTGTCTTTGTTCGAAGATGATTACACAAAGTTCAGAACAA TTTGGGCTGAGCAAGGGGACGAGATTAGCTTGCAATACGCCGGGACATATGCTCTTAAGGGTGACCTCGTCAG GTACGGGAAACAAACTATGGCTGGAGCAATCAAAGATGGCATCAGTGCGATGTCGAGATATTATCTGAATAACTTCCAGGATGGTGTAAGGCAG GATGCTTTGGATCTCATAAGTGGTCGATACACAGTTGGCACAAACAGCCCTTCACAACTTCAGCCCATTGGAGCACAACCGTCT aaacagtTTCTGCCAGTAGCATCAGCATTGTTGATAGGTGGTGTAACAGTGACATCTTTCTCAATTCATCAAG CGGGAAGGAACACGCAGCAGTATCTGGCGACAGCATTGTGGGCTGGAGTGACTGCAGGAGTTGTGGCGATGATCAAGGCCAATGGAAGGCACTTGTGTTCAAGGCCTCGTCTCTGCCACCTAATTTGA
- the LOC104781020 gene encoding phosphoinositide phosphatase SAC8 isoform X3, with the protein MEIAPSLTRFKLNDQFKLLEFPDKYVVTPVDSSPHEGGFSVNRRDGNIKRLDEDASSENPTKVSTIYGVGGTIRLLAGTYLLVITSREKAGSFLGFPIFRVTGMKFLPCNEALRFATAQEKKDEAYFRTLLQALEATPGLYFSYETDITLNLQRRCKLAEGWNRKPIWKQADPRFVWNWRLLEELIERKLDGFILPLLQGSYQVAELKLKDSPAVISLISRRCTRRLGTRMWRRGANLEGDTANFVETEQIVEINGFKFSVLQVRGSIPLLWEQIVDLSYKPQLKINKHDDTPKVVQRHFHDLCQRYGEVIAVDLTDQHGAEGELSKAYATEMEKLQTVRYVSFDFHQVCGTTNFDNLGVLYEQIGDAFEKQGRRREHPRRAERSDQI; encoded by the exons ATGGAGATCGCTCCATCTTTGACTAGATTCAAGCTTAACGATCAATTTAAGCTTCTTGAGTTTCCTGATAAGTACGTCGTCACACCAGTCGATTCTTCGCCTCATGAAGGCGGCTTCTCCGTTAATCGGCGTGATGGCAATATCAAACGTCTTGATG AAGACGCATCTTCTGAGAATCCTACTAAAGTCTCTACTATCTATGGCGTAGGAGGAACCATTAGGCTCTTAGCag GAACATACTTGCTCGTTATAACGTCTCGGGAGAAAGCTGGGAGTTTCCTCGGTTTTCCGATTTTTAGAGTTACCGGTATGAAATTCCTACCTTGCAATGAGGCTTTGAGGTTTGCTACTGCTCAAGAA AAAAAGGATGAAGCATATTTTAGGACTCTGTTACAAGCACTTGAGGCGACCCCTGGATTGTATTTTTCATATGAGACAGATATAACATTGAA CTTGCAAAGAAGGTGCAAGCTAGCTGAAGGTTGGAATCGTAAGCCCATTTGGAAGCAG GCTGACCCTCGATTCGTTTGGAACTGGCGTCTTTTGGAGGAACTGATCGAACGCAAA CTGGATGGTTTTATTCTTCCTCTACTTCAAGGGA GCTACCAAGTTGCTGAGCTAAAGCTCAAGGATTCTCCTGCTGTGATATCGCTAATTTCCAGGCGCTGTACACGGCGTCTAG GTACACGTATGTGGAGAAGAGGAGCCAATCTGGAGGGGGACACGGCTAATTTTGTCGAAACTGAACAAATAGTGGAGATTAATGGTTTCAAGTTCTCAGTATTGCAG GTTCGAGGTTCAATCCCACTTCTTTGGGAGCAGATCGTTGATTTGAGCTATAAGCCACAGCTTAAGATAAATAAGCATGATGATACG CCAAAAGTCGTGCAGCGCCATTTCCATGATCTTTGCCAAAGATATGGAGAAGTTATTGCAGTTGACCTAACAGATCAG CATGGAGCTGAAGGTGAATTAAGCAAGGCATATGCCACCGAAATGGAGAAGCTTCAAACTGTGAG ATATGTCTCCTTTGACTTCCATCAGGTCTGTGGAACTACAAACTTCGACAACTTGGGAGTACTGTATGAACAGATTGGGGATGCATTTGAAAAGCAAGG ACGCAGACGAGAACATCCTAGAAGAGCAGAAAGGAGTGATCAGATCTAA
- the LOC104711730 gene encoding acyl-coenzyme A oxidase 4, peroxisomal gives MTVLKSADQENTEKKVRSSYFDLPAMEISKAFPQATPASTFPPCTSDYYHFNDLLTPEEQAVRKRVRECMEKEVAPIMTEYWEKAEFPFQIIPKLGALRVAGGSIKGYGCPGLSITANAIATAEIARVDASCGTFMLVHASLGMLTIALCGSEAQKQEHLPAMAQLTSVACWALTEPENGSDASGLITTAKKVEGGWIINGQKRWIGNSTFADVLIIFARNTKTNQVNGFIVKKDAPGLTATKIPNKIGLRIVQNGDILLQNVFVPGEDRLPGVNSFQDTSKVLAVSRVMVAWQPIGISMGIYDMCHRYLKERKQFGAPLAAFQINQQKLVEMLGNVQAMFLMGWRLCKLYESGQMTPGQASLGKAWISSKARETASLGRELLGGNGILSDFLVAKAFCDLEPIFTYEGTYDINTLVTGREVTGIASFKPATRSRL, from the exons aTGACTGTTCTCAAATCTGCCGATCAAG AGAATACTGAGAAGAAGGTGAGGAGTTCATATTTTGATTTGCCAGCTATGGAGATATCTAAAGCATTTCCTCAAGCAACCCCTGCCTCTACATTTCCACCTTGCA CTTCGGACTATTATCATTTCAACGATCTATTGACTCCCGAGGAACAGGCCGTCCGGAAGAGAGTGAGGGAGTGCATGGAGAAAGAAGTTGCCCCTATAATGACTGAG TACTGGGAGAAGGCAGAGTTTCCATTCCAGATCATTCCAAAGCTTGGGGCTTTGCGTGTTGCTGGTGGCTCTATCAAG GGCTATGGATGTCCTGGCCTCTCCATCACTGCCAACGCAATTGCCACAGCGGAAATAGCTAGAGTTGATGCAAGTTGTGGGACTTTCATGTTGGTGCATGCTTCTTTGGGTATGCTCACTATTG CACTTTGTGGATCAGAAGCACAGAAGCAGGAGCATTTGCCTGCTATGGCTCAATTGACTTCTGTGGCTTGTTGG GCTTTGACAGAGCCCGAAAATGGAAGCGATGCAAGTGGTCTAATAACAACTGCCAAAAAG GTTGAAGGAGGTTGGATAATTAATGGTCAAAAGCGTTGGATCGGAAACAGCACTTTTGCAGATGTGTTGATCATATTTGCTAGGAATACGAAAACCAACCAAGTCAATGG ATTCATAGTCAAGAAAGATGCGCCTGGCTTAACGGCTACCAAGATCCCAAATAAAATAGGTTTACGTATTGTTCAAAATGGAGATATTCTACTACAGAATGTCTTTGTTCCTGGTGAGGATCGGTTACCTGGGGTGAATTCTTTTCAGGACACCAGCAAG GTCCTGGCTGTCTCACGTGTAATGGTGGCCTGGCAACCAATCGGCATATCAATGGGAATCTACGATATGTGTCACAG GTATCTGAAAGAGAGGAAACAGTTTGGAGCACCATTGGCTGCTTTCCAGATAAACCAACAGAAGCTTGTTGAGATGCTAGGTAATGTTcaagcaatgtttctaatgggTTGGCGCCTCTGCAAGCTATATGAGTCAGGTCAGATGACTCCAGGTCAAGCCAGTTTAGGAAAG GCATGGATTTCATCGAAAGCGAGGGAAACTGCGTCACTCGGTCGGGAATTACTTGGTGGGAATGGAATTTTATCGGATTTTCTGGTGGCAAAG GCTTTCTGTGACCTTGAACCCATTTTTACGTACGAAGGGACTTACGATATAAACACCTTAGTCACGGGAAGGGAAGTAACTGGGATTGCGAGTTTCAAACCAGCTACCCGAAGCCGTCTTTAA